The following are encoded in a window of Methanothrix sp. genomic DNA:
- a CDS encoding DNA topoisomerase VI subunit B, with amino-acid sequence MDTAEELAKHQRSISVAEFFEKNRQILGFDSAPRALITCVKEAVDNSLDACEDAGILPDIFIQIRRAGELYRVIVEDNGPGIVPSEIPRVFAKLLYGSRFHVLRQSRGQQGIGISAAVLYSQLTTGKPTRITSRTSPERPARYVEVMINTAKNEPEIIREEDIDWERPRGTRVELDIEGSYVRGRRQSVYSYLKNVAIVNPHARITFVEPDGSTERFERATELLPKRAYEIKPHPAGIELGELTKMLRYTERRKLSSFLKESFSSIGNIAAQEIIQNSGLDPSMDPRSLDYDQSRRLFEALRRMKLKSPPVDCLSPIGEDLIRSGLAKEYRVDFIATVSRPVSVYSGNPFVVEAGMGFGGELDRNGRVEILRFANRVPLIYQQGACAITHAIEGVSWKSYGLDQPGGGLPVGPAVILVHVASTNIPFTSESKDAVADIPEILTEMDLAMKEIGRKLRRFLAIQETLSERREKEEIIGRILPRMADKLADMLGLERPDISRVVARIMGNILVRREIEQEDGRLRVCIEIENNTSSQRSFKLHEILPVEAEDLDPPARRVAMGDRYDHQWKIAIRAGEKVILRYAVKNHLQRMPEAVVEGLEPEIVTGARVLSDA; translated from the coding sequence ATGGACACAGCCGAGGAGCTGGCAAAGCATCAGAGATCGATATCTGTTGCGGAGTTCTTTGAGAAGAACCGCCAGATTCTTGGATTCGACTCAGCCCCTCGCGCCCTCATCACATGCGTCAAGGAGGCTGTCGACAACTCCCTTGACGCATGTGAGGATGCCGGCATACTTCCCGATATTTTTATACAGATTAGGCGTGCAGGTGAGCTTTACCGTGTCATAGTCGAAGACAACGGTCCTGGCATCGTGCCATCTGAGATCCCCAGGGTCTTCGCAAAGCTGCTCTACGGCTCCAGGTTTCACGTTCTCCGGCAGAGCAGGGGGCAGCAGGGTATAGGCATATCTGCAGCTGTCCTCTACTCACAGCTGACCACAGGGAAGCCGACGAGGATCACATCAAGGACATCTCCTGAGAGGCCAGCGAGATACGTGGAGGTCATGATTAACACAGCGAAGAACGAGCCGGAGATCATCAGGGAGGAGGATATCGACTGGGAGCGGCCAAGGGGCACACGGGTGGAGCTTGATATCGAGGGATCGTATGTCCGTGGCAGGAGGCAGTCTGTTTACAGCTACCTGAAGAACGTCGCGATAGTGAATCCGCATGCCAGGATAACATTCGTGGAGCCCGATGGATCCACAGAAAGGTTCGAGAGGGCCACAGAGCTTCTTCCAAAAAGAGCATATGAGATAAAGCCCCACCCCGCAGGTATAGAGCTGGGCGAGCTCACGAAGATGCTGAGATACACTGAGAGGAGAAAGCTCTCCAGCTTCCTGAAGGAATCGTTCTCATCCATCGGCAACATCGCTGCTCAGGAGATCATTCAGAATTCGGGCCTTGACCCATCGATGGATCCCAGAAGCCTTGACTACGATCAGTCCAGGCGACTCTTCGAGGCGCTCAGACGGATGAAGCTGAAGTCACCTCCGGTCGACTGTCTCTCGCCGATAGGAGAGGATCTGATAAGATCCGGCCTTGCAAAGGAGTACCGTGTGGACTTCATCGCGACCGTCTCAAGACCCGTCTCAGTCTACTCCGGAAATCCCTTCGTGGTCGAGGCAGGGATGGGCTTCGGCGGCGAGCTAGATCGGAACGGCAGGGTGGAGATCCTGCGGTTTGCGAACCGCGTGCCTCTCATATACCAGCAGGGAGCCTGCGCCATAACCCATGCGATAGAGGGGGTGTCCTGGAAGAGCTACGGCCTGGACCAGCCTGGGGGGGGATTGCCGGTCGGGCCTGCTGTGATACTGGTGCATGTGGCATCCACCAACATACCATTCACATCTGAGTCAAAGGATGCTGTGGCAGACATCCCGGAGATCCTGACAGAGATGGATCTCGCGATGAAGGAGATCGGCAGAAAGCTGAGGAGATTTCTCGCAATCCAGGAGACGCTCTCTGAGCGCAGGGAGAAGGAGGAGATCATAGGCAGGATACTTCCGAGGATGGCGGACAAGCTCGCAGATATGCTCGGGCTCGAGAGGCCTGACATAAGCAGGGTCGTGGCCAGGATCATGGGCAACATTCTGGTCAGAAGGGAGATCGAGCAGGAGGACGGTCGATTGAGGGTGTGCATAGAGATAGAGAATAACACATCCTCGCAGAGAAGCTTCAAGCTGCACGAAATCCTCCCTGTGGAGGCAGAGGATCTTGATCCGCCAGCGAGAAGGGTCGCTATGGGAGACCGCTATGATCACCAGTGGAAGATAGCAATCCGGGCAGGTGAGAAGGTGATCCTGAGATATGCAGTAAAGAACCATCTGCAGAGAATGCCGGAGGCTGTTGTTGAGGGGCTGGAGCCTGAGATTGTGACAGGGGCGAGGGTGCTTTCTGATGCATGA
- a CDS encoding DNA topoisomerase I: MHLIIAEKHDAARRISEILAGKKPAVARVSGVDTFRFDDRVVIGLSGHIVGLDYPESYNNWQRVDYRDLIRAEIVSKPTQERIVSALRKLGREADHVTIATDYDREGELIGVEALRILQEVNPSVKADRVRFSAITKSEILRAFAQPGEVDFNLAASGEARQIIDLVWGAALTRFISITSGRLGKEFLSVGRVQSPTLALIVDREKEIESFQPKPYWEIYADLEKGIRARHAKPRIWNRDEVDHILNSLSDVARVRSISRGERRDRPPTPFDTTSFISAASSIGFTAANAMRIAEDLYTNGYISYPRTDNTVYPPSIDLRSLLEMLSSGPFREDALELMNGSLIPTRGKRSTTDHPPIYPTSVADKNDLKEDQWRIYELVVRRFFATLSGECVWETTSISFDIGDELFRANGSRILDKGWRRYYPYSRAEENVLPPLEEGEELKVLGHEVLSKETQPPARFGHGRLVRLMDELGLGTKSTRHDIISKLYARAYIHGNPIRPTKTAYAVVDTLQRHAPAITKPEMTRTLENDMLKIAEQKITKGEVIEESRQMLESVFDELLAHRKEIEDSLREGLRVDRIVGRCSLCGSDLIIRRGRRGARFVGCSGYPECRFTLPLPRGGMIVVTERRCETHGMNHIRIINRGKRPWDLGCPYCNFNNWQAKKESETRRMPELGDISGIGPKSRERLENAGIKTLEALVSTDPASIAESTGISIKKIIAWQKSARSIISGGEPGGEVPGSSTC; the protein is encoded by the coding sequence ATGCACCTCATCATTGCTGAGAAGCACGATGCTGCGAGGCGTATATCTGAGATTCTTGCCGGCAAGAAGCCAGCTGTTGCGAGGGTCTCCGGGGTCGATACATTTCGTTTTGATGATCGTGTTGTCATAGGCCTCAGCGGCCATATCGTGGGCCTTGATTATCCTGAGAGCTACAACAACTGGCAGAGGGTGGATTACAGGGATCTCATCAGGGCGGAGATTGTATCAAAACCCACACAGGAGCGGATAGTCTCTGCGCTCAGAAAGCTCGGCAGGGAAGCGGATCATGTCACGATCGCCACAGACTACGACAGAGAGGGCGAGCTCATAGGTGTTGAGGCTCTACGCATACTGCAGGAGGTCAATCCCTCTGTAAAAGCTGACAGGGTGCGGTTCAGCGCCATAACAAAAAGCGAGATTCTCAGGGCGTTCGCCCAGCCAGGTGAGGTCGACTTCAACCTTGCCGCATCTGGCGAGGCCAGACAGATCATAGACCTCGTGTGGGGCGCAGCCCTGACGCGGTTCATATCAATCACATCAGGCCGGCTCGGCAAGGAGTTCCTATCTGTGGGAAGGGTCCAGTCGCCAACACTGGCCCTGATCGTGGATCGCGAGAAGGAGATAGAGTCGTTCCAGCCGAAACCCTACTGGGAGATTTACGCAGATCTCGAGAAGGGTATAAGGGCGAGGCACGCGAAACCCAGGATCTGGAACAGGGACGAGGTCGATCATATACTGAATTCTCTGAGCGACGTGGCACGCGTGAGATCGATCTCGAGAGGGGAGAGAAGGGACAGGCCACCAACGCCCTTTGATACCACCAGCTTCATCAGCGCAGCTAGCAGCATTGGCTTCACAGCGGCAAACGCGATGAGGATCGCAGAGGATCTTTACACAAACGGTTACATCAGCTATCCCAGGACAGATAACACCGTTTACCCTCCATCGATCGATCTTAGATCGCTGCTCGAGATGCTGTCATCAGGCCCGTTCCGCGAGGATGCCCTGGAGCTGATGAATGGCAGCCTGATACCCACAAGGGGAAAACGCTCGACCACGGATCACCCCCCCATATATCCGACGTCGGTAGCTGATAAAAACGATCTCAAAGAAGATCAGTGGAGGATATACGAGCTCGTTGTGAGGCGGTTCTTCGCGACGCTCTCAGGAGAGTGCGTCTGGGAGACGACGAGCATAAGCTTTGATATCGGTGATGAACTCTTCAGGGCGAACGGCTCCAGAATCCTGGACAAGGGCTGGAGGAGGTACTATCCATACAGCAGGGCAGAGGAGAACGTTCTTCCCCCGCTCGAGGAGGGAGAGGAGCTGAAGGTTCTCGGCCATGAGGTTCTCTCGAAGGAGACCCAGCCTCCGGCTAGGTTCGGGCATGGGCGTCTGGTCAGGCTCATGGACGAACTCGGCCTGGGCACAAAGTCCACCAGGCACGATATAATAAGCAAGCTCTATGCGAGAGCTTACATACACGGCAACCCTATAAGACCGACGAAGACAGCGTATGCTGTTGTGGATACGCTCCAGCGTCACGCCCCTGCGATCACGAAGCCAGAGATGACACGAACCCTTGAGAATGACATGCTCAAGATTGCGGAGCAGAAGATCACAAAGGGGGAGGTCATCGAGGAGTCGAGGCAGATGCTCGAGTCTGTATTCGATGAGCTCCTCGCCCACAGGAAGGAGATCGAGGATTCGCTGAGGGAGGGGCTTCGCGTCGACAGGATAGTGGGCAGATGCAGCCTCTGCGGTTCGGATCTGATTATAAGACGCGGGAGGCGTGGTGCCAGGTTCGTGGGATGCTCCGGATATCCTGAATGCAGGTTCACGCTTCCTCTTCCCAGAGGAGGCATGATAGTGGTCACAGAGCGGAGATGCGAGACACATGGCATGAACCACATCAGAATCATAAATCGCGGTAAGAGGCCATGGGACCTCGGATGTCCATACTGCAACTTCAACAACTGGCAGGCGAAAAAGGAGTCGGAAACGCGGCGTATGCCCGAGCTCGGTGACATCTCGGGAATAGGTCCGAAGAGCAGGGAACGCCTCGAGAATGCGGGAATAAAGACGCTCGAGGCGCTTGTGTCCACAGATCCTGCCAGCATCGCAGAGTCGACCGGCATCAGCATCAAAAAGATAATCGCCTGGCAGAAGTCGGCCAGGAGCATCATCTCCGGAGGTGAGCCGGGCGGCGAGGTGCCTGGATCGTCCACGTGCTGA
- a CDS encoding TldD/PmbA family protein — MEFFDTRIVRGRRISIVVDNSKVEEISESIFQGVAVRALVDGAWGFVKSDSIEDLEKSVERARRIARSVDGREILHLAEGERGVSCRVPVKKDPSSVSLEEKVDLVREIERAARLPGISSTRVFYTDILTETEYSSSDGASLRSSVTRTGFGISAVATRAGLLQSSSEIRAGVCGLELIEREDPFELARSAARTALDLLDARVPKGGRFPVVLDQELGGVFIHEAVGHATEGDIVLEGGSVLQGRIGERIGSELVTVKDDPSLMHYGHYPFDDEGSAARETVLVENGILRSYLHTRETAGRLGGDPRNARAQGYNRPIVRMSNTYMANGDWSLEEIFEEMKDGVYLIGSRGGQVNTAEGIFQFNARRGYLVRNGELAGLIRDVSLSGQTLSILQGVRAVADDLRFNSGGCGKGGQVVPVGDGAPHILIEEAVVGGAG, encoded by the coding sequence ATGGAGTTCTTCGATACCAGGATCGTCAGGGGCCGGAGGATAAGCATAGTTGTTGACAACTCGAAGGTCGAGGAGATCTCGGAGAGCATATTCCAGGGCGTGGCTGTCAGAGCTCTCGTGGACGGAGCATGGGGCTTTGTGAAGAGCGACAGCATCGAAGACCTGGAGAAGAGCGTCGAGAGGGCCCGGAGGATCGCCAGATCGGTCGATGGCCGTGAGATACTGCATCTGGCCGAGGGGGAGAGGGGGGTGAGCTGCAGAGTACCGGTGAAGAAGGACCCATCATCGGTCTCCCTGGAGGAGAAGGTCGATCTCGTCAGGGAGATAGAGAGGGCAGCGAGGCTTCCCGGGATCTCAAGCACGCGTGTTTTCTACACAGATATTCTCACTGAGACAGAGTACAGCAGCTCGGATGGGGCATCGCTGAGAAGCTCCGTGACCAGAACGGGCTTTGGGATAAGTGCCGTTGCCACAAGGGCAGGCCTCCTCCAGTCAAGCAGCGAGATAAGAGCTGGTGTCTGCGGGCTGGAGCTGATCGAGCGGGAGGATCCATTTGAGCTCGCACGCAGTGCAGCCAGAACAGCCCTCGATCTGCTGGACGCGAGGGTCCCCAAGGGCGGAAGGTTTCCGGTCGTGCTGGACCAGGAGCTGGGTGGGGTCTTCATACACGAAGCAGTGGGGCACGCGACAGAAGGAGACATAGTTCTTGAGGGCGGCTCAGTACTCCAGGGGAGGATCGGAGAGCGGATAGGCTCTGAGCTTGTAACCGTGAAGGACGATCCATCTCTCATGCATTACGGCCACTATCCCTTCGATGATGAGGGGTCCGCAGCGAGGGAGACGGTTCTCGTTGAGAATGGTATACTCAGATCGTATCTTCATACAAGAGAGACCGCTGGAAGGCTGGGTGGAGATCCACGGAACGCCAGGGCTCAGGGTTACAACCGGCCGATAGTGAGAATGTCAAACACATACATGGCCAATGGCGACTGGAGTTTGGAAGAGATCTTTGAGGAGATGAAAGATGGAGTTTACCTCATAGGGAGCCGCGGTGGACAGGTCAACACCGCTGAGGGGATCTTCCAGTTCAATGCCAGGAGAGGTTATCTTGTGAGGAACGGAGAGCTCGCCGGGCTCATAAGAGATGTATCCCTATCTGGGCAGACTCTGAGCATTCTTCAGGGAGTGAGAGCGGTTGCAGACGATCTCAGGTTCAACAGCGGCGGATGCGGAAAGGGTGGACAGGTCGTGCCTGTGGGAGATGGGGCGCCGCACATCCTGATAGAGGAGGCAGTCGTCGGCGGTGCCGGCTAG
- a CDS encoding Lrp/AsnC ligand binding domain-containing protein translates to MVIGVTMVKVVPGQEKPVYSALREIDGIKNVYHVFGEFDFVVIIEVDGLSMLNRLVDTIREIENVTATQTVVGAEL, encoded by the coding sequence ATGGTGATTGGAGTAACAATGGTCAAGGTAGTGCCTGGACAGGAGAAGCCGGTTTACAGCGCGCTTCGAGAGATTGATGGCATAAAGAACGTTTATCACGTCTTCGGAGAGTTCGACTTCGTTGTGATCATAGAGGTCGATGGTCTGAGCATGCTGAACCGCCTGGTCGATACGATTCGTGAGATCGAGAACGTAACAGCAACACAGACCGTGGTTGGGGCAGAGCTTTAA
- a CDS encoding winged helix-turn-helix transcriptional regulator, with protein sequence MPSGRYTRIEITPEAYMGLEAEAILQRKTLKRLASELILQGISPKALRFVHEESDLAGKPMTRGSISRRTRLSDDKEALEKIKQLWKLDPRPSVKEIASLVGYSQAAVKNQIKRMQNSGELSP encoded by the coding sequence ATGCCAAGTGGTCGATATACCAGGATCGAGATAACGCCCGAGGCTTACATGGGACTTGAGGCGGAGGCTATACTCCAGCGAAAGACCCTCAAGAGGCTGGCATCTGAGTTGATTCTCCAGGGGATCTCTCCGAAGGCTCTGAGATTTGTCCATGAGGAGTCAGATCTTGCAGGCAAACCCATGACCAGGGGCAGCATCTCGAGAAGGACGCGGCTTTCAGATGATAAAGAGGCTCTGGAGAAGATAAAGCAGCTCTGGAAACTTGATCCAAGACCATCTGTAAAGGAGATCGCGAGCCTGGTGGGGTACTCGCAGGCGGCCGTCAAAAATCAGATAAAGAGAATGCAGAACAGCGGGGAACTCTCACCATAG
- the lonB gene encoding ATP-dependent protease LonB, with protein sequence MLGSIQFEDTSSIAVPESLIDQVIGQEEAVEVIRKAAHQRRHVMLIGSPGTGKSMLGKAMSELLPVEELQDILVYHNPEDNNNPRIRVVPAGRGRQIVDAHKMEARKKVQTRNMFFMLIVMGLIVYAYYTGQLLFGIIAAALIFLSMRYLIPKEDVFIPKLLVDNSGKKTAPFVDATGAHAGALLGDVRHDPFQSGGLETPSHERVECGAIHRAHKGVLFIDEINTLRLESQQSLLTALQEGAYPITGQSERSSGALVRTEPVPCSFIMVVAGNLDAVQGMHPALRSRIKGYGYEVYMRDTMEDTVENRDKLIRFVAQEVVRDGKIPHFTRDAVAEIIREAKRRSGRKGHLTLMLRDLGGLIRVAGDIARSEGAPLTEARHVIEAKRMARSLEQQMADRYLERRKEYSMYKSSGDEIGRVNGLAVVGDSGIVLPIMAEVTPAQSKEEGRVIATGRLQEIAKEAVTNVSALIKKLQGEDITTKDVHIQFIGTYEGVEGDSASISIATAVVSALEGIPVKQSVAMTGSLSVRGDVLPVGGVTQKIEAAAQAGIKTVLIPRSNMGDVLVDESIRDKIEIIPVSNISEVFEYSLAGQRSKLLEKLRRFATEKKIGISLPDGIPSPAMSIL encoded by the coding sequence TTGCTTGGCAGCATTCAGTTCGAGGATACGAGCAGCATCGCCGTCCCCGAGAGCCTTATAGATCAGGTCATAGGCCAGGAGGAGGCGGTGGAGGTGATCAGGAAGGCGGCACACCAGCGCCGCCACGTGATGCTCATAGGCTCGCCCGGCACCGGCAAATCGATGCTTGGAAAGGCCATGAGCGAGCTGCTTCCTGTGGAGGAGCTGCAGGACATCCTGGTCTATCACAATCCGGAGGACAACAACAACCCGCGCATCAGGGTCGTGCCGGCAGGTAGAGGCAGGCAGATCGTGGATGCGCACAAGATGGAGGCCAGGAAGAAGGTACAGACGAGGAACATGTTCTTCATGCTCATCGTCATGGGGCTGATAGTATACGCTTACTACACGGGCCAGCTTCTCTTCGGGATAATCGCAGCAGCGCTCATTTTCCTTTCAATGAGGTATCTCATACCAAAAGAGGATGTGTTCATCCCAAAGCTTCTGGTGGATAACAGCGGCAAGAAGACCGCTCCATTCGTTGATGCAACAGGTGCGCATGCCGGAGCACTGCTCGGTGATGTCAGGCACGATCCCTTCCAGTCAGGTGGCCTGGAGACCCCGAGCCATGAGAGGGTCGAGTGTGGCGCCATCCACAGGGCACACAAGGGTGTGCTGTTCATCGATGAGATCAACACGCTCCGTCTGGAGTCGCAGCAGAGCCTCCTCACAGCCCTGCAGGAAGGCGCTTACCCGATAACAGGGCAGAGTGAGAGATCCTCAGGAGCTCTCGTGCGGACGGAGCCTGTGCCTTGCAGCTTCATAATGGTCGTCGCGGGGAACCTGGATGCGGTGCAGGGAATGCATCCGGCGCTCAGATCCCGCATCAAGGGCTACGGCTACGAGGTCTACATGAGGGACACAATGGAGGACACCGTGGAGAACAGGGACAAGCTGATAAGGTTCGTGGCCCAGGAGGTCGTGCGGGACGGCAAGATCCCGCACTTCACGAGGGATGCGGTGGCTGAGATAATCAGAGAGGCTAAGAGGCGTTCCGGCAGAAAGGGGCATCTGACACTGATGCTCAGAGACCTTGGAGGGCTGATACGCGTCGCCGGCGATATCGCGAGATCTGAGGGCGCTCCACTGACCGAGGCGAGGCATGTCATAGAGGCGAAGAGGATGGCGAGATCGCTGGAGCAGCAGATGGCCGACAGGTATCTCGAGAGGAGAAAGGAGTACAGCATGTACAAGAGCTCCGGCGATGAGATTGGAAGGGTGAACGGGCTCGCTGTCGTCGGCGACTCGGGCATCGTCCTGCCCATAATGGCTGAGGTGACCCCCGCCCAGTCGAAGGAGGAGGGGCGGGTGATCGCGACCGGCAGGCTCCAGGAGATCGCGAAGGAAGCGGTTACAAATGTCTCTGCGCTGATCAAGAAGCTCCAGGGAGAGGATATAACAACAAAGGACGTCCACATTCAGTTCATCGGCACATACGAGGGCGTTGAGGGGGACAGCGCGTCGATATCGATAGCCACAGCGGTTGTCTCTGCTCTTGAGGGTATACCCGTGAAGCAGAGCGTTGCGATGACCGGCTCCCTCTCGGTCAGAGGAGATGTGCTCCCGGTTGGAGGCGTAACACAGAAGATAGAGGCTGCTGCGCAAGCAGGGATAAAGACCGTGCTGATACCCAGATCCAACATGGGTGATGTGCTGGTGGATGAATCTATAAGAGATAAGATAGAGATCATACCTGTGTCTAATATCAGCGAGGTCTTCGAATACAGCCTGGCCGGGCAGAGGTCCAAGCTCCTCGAGAAGCTCAGGAGGTTCGCGACGGAGAAGAAGATAGGGATCTCACTGCCGGACGGCATTCCAAGCCCAGCGATGAGCATACTCTAG
- a CDS encoding DNA topoisomerase IV subunit A, which produces MHDPESRLLGIARSLYDQFREGTVPHLVLPTRTKKNIEYSTEDDVWVYGDQESVRSVKTIRGAKTLLKTVHLIDLLVTEHLRGNRASTLREIYYISENWDLAKFAEQAESDRLIEDLEIITGLQREDFHVRPEEDGAAVFGPLRIRERTRRGEREIHCQEDIGEAGYQIPFNVDFVEFLEHDARMVIAVETGGMYARLIENGFDEEFDAILVHLKGQPARSTRRFIKRLNTELGLPVAVFTDGDPWSYRIYASVAYGAIKSAHLSEHLATPDAKFLGVQPTDIVEYNLSTDRLTDRDLHALRAELTDPRFGSDYWQKQIQLQIDLKKKAEQQAFAGKGLDFVTKRYLPERLSDLGMA; this is translated from the coding sequence ATGCATGATCCGGAGAGCAGGCTTCTCGGCATAGCAAGGTCACTCTACGACCAGTTCAGAGAGGGCACTGTCCCTCATCTTGTGCTTCCGACGAGGACCAAGAAGAACATCGAGTACAGCACAGAAGATGATGTGTGGGTGTATGGCGATCAGGAGAGCGTGAGAAGCGTCAAGACGATACGCGGTGCGAAGACACTGCTCAAGACCGTGCATCTGATAGATCTCCTGGTAACAGAGCATCTCAGAGGGAACCGGGCTTCAACTCTAAGGGAGATATACTACATCTCCGAGAACTGGGATCTCGCCAAGTTCGCAGAGCAGGCCGAGAGCGACCGTCTAATCGAGGATCTCGAGATAATCACAGGCCTTCAGCGGGAGGATTTTCATGTCAGACCTGAGGAGGACGGAGCCGCTGTATTCGGCCCCCTCCGGATCAGGGAGCGGACGCGCCGAGGCGAGCGTGAGATACACTGCCAGGAGGATATAGGAGAAGCAGGCTATCAGATACCGTTCAATGTCGACTTTGTTGAGTTCCTGGAGCACGATGCCAGGATGGTCATAGCAGTGGAGACCGGCGGAATGTACGCCAGGCTGATCGAGAACGGGTTCGATGAGGAGTTTGATGCAATTCTGGTTCACCTAAAAGGCCAGCCGGCGAGGTCCACCAGGCGCTTCATAAAAAGACTCAATACAGAGCTTGGTCTGCCCGTAGCAGTCTTCACAGATGGGGATCCGTGGAGCTACAGGATATACGCGAGCGTCGCGTACGGCGCGATAAAGAGCGCGCATCTCTCCGAGCATTTAGCCACCCCGGATGCGAAGTTCCTGGGCGTGCAGCCCACAGACATCGTTGAGTACAACCTCTCCACAGACAGGCTCACAGACAGGGATCTCCATGCACTGAGAGCAGAGCTCACAGATCCGAGGTTTGGAAGCGATTACTGGCAGAAGCAGATACAGCTCCAGATAGACCTGAAGAAGAAGGCAGAGCAGCAGGCTTTCGCCGGCAAGGGTCTGGACTTCGTCACGAAAAGGTATCTTCCGGAGAGGCTCTCAGATCTGGGGATGGCATAG
- a CDS encoding CBS domain-containing protein — MDILVRDAMVRDVAYVSLPGTRDKVLQVLNERHVSGVPVVKNCTVVGMVTRTDLLRNPEEDQIAMLMTRNPYVVRPEDRLVDAAKLFVEKRVRRLPVVEDGRLVGIISVADIVRVIATLNIDETIDKYFERNVVAVWSEMPLPVVGAIMEYAGVQACPVIDTDLQLVGIVTDRDLIAKSVVEESLERADADTAPEMDEWSWESQKEAISRYYQVSKIRLKDVRVREAMVQAITALRSSRVSECARTMSQKRIDQMPVVNAHRKLIGMLNDYNLLLPFISAYGR, encoded by the coding sequence TTGGATATCCTGGTCAGAGATGCAATGGTCAGGGATGTCGCTTATGTGAGCCTGCCGGGCACCAGGGATAAGGTGCTGCAGGTCCTGAATGAGCGGCATGTCTCTGGCGTTCCTGTCGTAAAGAACTGCACGGTTGTCGGCATGGTCACCAGGACAGATCTCCTCCGGAACCCGGAGGAGGACCAGATCGCCATGCTCATGACCAGGAACCCCTATGTCGTGCGTCCTGAAGATCGTCTGGTTGATGCTGCGAAGCTCTTCGTTGAGAAGCGTGTGAGACGTCTGCCTGTGGTCGAAGACGGTAGGCTGGTTGGAATCATCAGCGTGGCGGATATCGTGAGGGTGATCGCGACCCTAAACATCGATGAGACCATAGATAAGTACTTCGAGAGGAATGTTGTCGCTGTCTGGTCGGAGATGCCGCTGCCGGTGGTGGGCGCGATCATGGAGTATGCCGGAGTCCAGGCATGCCCTGTGATCGACACAGATCTGCAGCTTGTCGGCATAGTCACGGACAGGGATCTGATAGCAAAGAGCGTCGTCGAGGAGTCCCTGGAGAGGGCAGATGCAGACACCGCTCCCGAGATGGACGAGTGGAGCTGGGAGAGCCAGAAGGAGGCCATATCCAGGTACTACCAGGTATCGAAGATCAGGCTGAAGGATGTGAGGGTTAGGGAGGCCATGGTCCAGGCGATAACCGCCCTGAGATCCAGCAGGGTCAGCGAGTGCGCAAGGACAATGTCACAGAAAAGGATCGACCAGATGCCGGTCGTCAATGCTCACAGGAAGCTCATCGGCATGCTGAACGACTACAACCTCCTGCTTCCTTTCATCTCAGCATACGGAAGGTAA
- a CDS encoding universal stress protein, protein MIEKIMIATDGSETSERAARFGVELARNLGARVIAVYVADTGRLSHLPDEMILVGIRDMLLKEGEDATSYVESIASNAGVACEKRVVEGKPTDEILKLSRDLNVDMLVMGSVGRSGLDRFLLGSVAEKVVQHSRVPVLTVPGERKEG, encoded by the coding sequence ATGATCGAGAAGATTATGATAGCAACGGATGGCTCTGAGACGAGCGAGAGGGCCGCGAGGTTTGGTGTGGAACTTGCCCGGAATCTCGGGGCCAGGGTCATAGCGGTCTACGTGGCAGACACGGGCAGGCTCAGCCACCTTCCGGATGAGATGATCCTGGTTGGCATAAGGGATATGCTCCTCAAGGAGGGGGAGGATGCCACATCATACGTGGAGTCGATTGCATCGAACGCGGGCGTGGCGTGCGAGAAGAGGGTTGTCGAGGGGAAGCCGACTGATGAGATACTGAAGCTATCACGTGATCTAAACGTGGATATGCTCGTCATGGGAAGCGTTGGGAGGAGCGGCCTCGACAGGTTCCTCCTCGGAAGTGTTGCGGAGAAGGTGGTTCAGCACTCCAGGGTTCCAGTTTTAACAGTGCCCGGAGAGAGGAAGGAGGGTTGA